A single window of Nicotiana sylvestris chromosome 3, ASM39365v2, whole genome shotgun sequence DNA harbors:
- the LOC138888256 gene encoding uncharacterized protein codes for MHTRFISIINELNSLGDVIPRNKFVRKILNVLPSSWESKVNAITKAKDLQTITMDELIGNLKTYEMKIKKDSERREPKKEKNSKLKVVTQVMKIVTWPTLLKDFKRCGKPGHFIKDCPLTKHEQYKQNPDKAAKRNLVPDKRFNRKSVADNIMKQDLAAWGDSSSKLERESDAKNSSMMAVETEATKYDSLFALMAQSDEDEEDEDDKVNFRDVQRNIKSYSSKKLRSLDNVLIDAYYSLDNDKEILTIELGEAEQSSDDLVVCVVDLNETIANLAKEKEALNEKTTSIENERDDLMVVVVDLKEIIEGLSKEKHTLEENISATKQERDDFLVIITDLEETIEGLNR; via the exons atgcacaccagattcaTATCTATCATAAATGAGCTTAATTCACTTGGAGATGTTATTCCCAGAAACAAGTTTGTAAGGAAAATCCTCAATGTTCTACCTAGTTcatgggaaagtaaggtaaatgctATCACTAAAGCTAAAGACCTACAAACTATaaccatggatgagttgattggtaatctgaagacatatgagatgaaaataaagaaagacagtgaaaggagagagccaaagaaggaaaagaactcaAAGCTGAAAGTAGTGActcaagtgatgaagatagtgacatggcctaCCTTACTAAAAGATTTTAAAAG GTGCGGAaagccagggcatttcatcaaagattgCCCACTCACGAAACATGAGCAATACAAACAAAATCCTgacaaagcagcaaaaaggaacctggttccagatAAACGATTCAATCGAAAAAGCGTTGCTGACAACATTATGAAGCAGGatcttgctgcttggggagactcctccagtAAATTAGAAAGGGAATCAGATGCAAaaaatagttccatgatggcagtggaaactgaagcaacgaAGTATGACTCACTGTTCGCGCTGATGGCTCAGtctgatgaggatgaagaagatgaagacgataaggtaaatttcagggatgttcagagaaatataaaatcctactcttctaagaagtTAAGGTCATTAGACAATGTTTTAATTGATGCTTATTATAGCCTTGATAATGATAAAGAGATCCTGACCATAGAACTGGGAGAAGCCGAACAATCTAGCGATGATCTggtggtctgtgtagtggacctaaatgagaccatagctaatcttgcaaaagaaaaggaagctctAAATGAAAAGACAACTAGTatagaaaatgagagagatgacctgATGGTTGTGGTGGTTGACTTGAAGGAAATAATAGAAGGCCTCAGCAAGGAGAAACACACCCTAGAAGAAAACATTTCTGCTACTAAGCAAGAGAGGGATGATTTCTTAGTGATAATCACTGacctagaggaaaccattgagggactcaatagaTAA
- the LOC138888255 gene encoding uncharacterized protein codes for MAAPPNFEEGQSTYRPPRFNELWDIICDGPHVPMKKLEETVPMVPKNRKEYSDIDRKAVEKNYHAKKILVCGIGPDKYNRVSAYDTAKEIWEALQTTHKGTTQVKQSKIDMLTTKYALFRMKDDESI; via the exons atggctgctccacctaactttgaggaaggacaatcaacctacagacctcctagattcaatg AATTGtgggacatcatttgtgatggtccacatgttcctatgaagAAGCTTGAAGAAACCGTACCAATGGTGCCGAAAAACAGAAAGGAGTACAGTGATATTGACAGAAAAGCTGTGGAAAAGAACTATCACGCTAAGAAAATCTTGGTATGTGGTATAGGACCCGATAAGTACAACAGAGTCTCAGCTTATGAcactgccaaagaaatatgggaagcattGCAAACTACACACaaaggaactactcaggttaaacaatccaagattgacatgctcaccacAAAGTATGcgctcttcaggatgaaggatgatgagtctatataa